One window from the genome of Choloepus didactylus isolate mChoDid1 chromosome 2, mChoDid1.pri, whole genome shotgun sequence encodes:
- the GPR153 gene encoding probable G-protein coupled receptor 153 isoform X1, translated as MSDEWRLPGSAVGWLACGGLSLLANAWGILSVGAKQKKWKPLEFLLCTLAATHMLTVAVPIATYAVVQLRRQHPDYEWNEGLCKVFVSTFYTLTLATCFSVTSLSYHRMWMVLWPVNYRLSNAKKQAVHTVMGIWMVSFTLSALPAVGWHDTRERFYAHGCRFIVAEIGLGFGVCFVLLVGGSVAMGVGCTAVALFQTLAVWAGRRADGRAFTVPTIVVEDAQGKRRSSIDGSEPAKTSLQITGLVATIVVIYDCLVGFPVLVVSFSSLRADASAPWMALSVLWCSVTQTLLLPVFLWACDRYRADVKAVWEKCMALMANNEDSDDEPSLEGGAPPDLVLERSLDCGYRGDFVPLDRTGPAHAALLPRRRGRVGRRAAARFPAPLGLRRGPGRPGAAGAARPARRPPRQPAGLLRGRAPVPPAPPLGREPALAAAPGLGRRPAPRARLAPRQPGQPAPPPRAWRPLRLGVAAARRLRLDRLRARAARPAPPARPAGALPSRRPPDPRQRGARLAAGALRWRRGRAAESRAAPGWSCARQAPAQRPERVVGGARGLARGGRRRQHQQLPELAVRVVGLRHAALGLFGLRVLGPTARLGRRAGGAARGAPKHQRFRHRAQPSATLSRGQGRGSLSLSVFRLLPGCPGKKDGLAEHLLPGRTGLGGEQCRACLPIWVKAGSGRPAAPTQSWGRWAGVGMQRVSKHRGLQSPESSLSRSPCFCPILPQFPHL; from the exons ATGAGTGATGAGTGGCGGCTGCCTGGCAGCGCGGTGGGCTGGCTGGCGTGCGGGGGCCTGTCCCTGCTGGCCAACGCCTGGGGCATCCTCAGCGTTGGCGCCAAGCAGAAGAAGTGGAAGCCTCTGGAGTTCCTGCTGTGCACGCTCGCGGCCACCCACATGCTCACCGTGGCAGTGCCCATCGCCACCTACGCCGTGGTGCAGCTGCGGCGGCAGCACCCCGACTACGAGTGGAACGAGGGCCTCTGCAAGGTCTTCGTCTCCACCTTCTACACCCTCACCCTGGCCACCTGCTTCTCCGTCACCTCCCTGTCCTACCACCGCATGTGGATGGTCCTCTGGCCTGTCAACTACCG GCTGAGCAACGCCAAGAAGCAGGCGGTGCACACGGTCATGGGCATCTGGATGGTGTCCTTCACCCTGTCAGCCCTGCCCGCCGTCGGCTGGCACGACACCCGCGAGCGCTTCTACGCCCACGGCTGCCGCTTCATTGTGGCCGAGATCGGCCTCGGCTTCGGTGTCTGCTTCGTGCTGCTGGTGGGCGGCAGCGTGGCCATGGGCGTGGGCTGCACGGCCGTCGCCCTGTTCCAGACGCTGGCCGTGTGGGCAGGACGCCGGGCGGACGGCCGTGCCTTCACCGTGCCCACCATCGTGGTGGAAGATGCACAGGGCAAGCGCCGCTCCTCCATCGACGGCTCGGAGCCCGCCAAAACCTCGCTGCAGATCACGGGCCTTGTGGCCACGATCGTGGTCATCTACGACTGCCTCGTGGGCTTCCCCGTGCTG GTGGTGAGCTTCAGCAGCCTGCGGGCGGACGCCTCGGCGCCTTGGATGGCGCTGAGTGTGCTGTGGTGCTCCGTGACCCAGACCCTGCTGCTTCCCGTGTTCCTCTGGGCCTGTGACCGCTACCGTGCTGACGTCAAGGCCGTCTGGGAGAAGTGCATGGCCCTCATGGCCAATAACGAGGACTCAGACGACG AGCCCAGCCTGGAGGGCGGTGCGCCCCCGGACCTGGTGTTGGAACGCTCCCTTGACTGTGGCTACAGGGGTGACTTCGTGCCACTGGACCGGACGG GTCCCGCCCACGCGGCGCTTCTCCCACGACGACGCGGACGTGTGGGCCGCCGTGCCGCTGCCCGCTTTCCTGCCCCGCTGGGGCTCCGGCGAGGACCTGGTCGCCCTGGCGCAGCTGGTGCTGCCCGCCCGGCCCGACGGCCGCCGCGGCAGCCTGCTGGCCTTCTCCGAGGACGCGCCCCCGTTCCGCCCGCGCCGCCGCTCGGCCGAGAGCCTGCTCTCGCTGCGGCCCCCGGCCTTGGACGGCGGCCCGCGCCGCGCGCACGACTCGCCCCCCGGCAGCCCGGGCAGCCCGCGCCGCCGCCCCGGGCCTGGCGCCCGCTCCGCCTCGGCGTCGCTGCTGCCCGACGCCTTCGCCTTGACCGCCTTCGAGCGCGAGCCGCACGCCCTGCGCCGCCCGCCCGCCCCGCCGGGGCCCTTCCCTCCCGGCGGCCCCCGGACCCCCGACAGCGCGGAGCCCGCCTGGCCGCGGGCGCCCTCCGGTGGCGGCGGGGGCGCGCGGCGGAGTCCCGTGCCGCGCCGGGCTGGTCCTGCGCCCGCCAGGCCCCTGCGCAGCGGCCGGAGCGCGTCGTGGGGGGAGCCCGGGGGCTGGCGcgcggcgggcggcggcggcagcaCCAGCAGCTTCCTGAGCTCGCCGTCCGAGTCGTCGGGCTACGTCACGCTGCACTCGGACTCTTTGGGCTCCGCGTCCTAGGCCCGACGGCCCGTCTCGGACGCCGAGCAGGTGGGGCAGCCCGGGGGGCACCAAAGCACCAAAGATTCCGCCACCGGGCCCAGCCTAGTGCCACCCTCTCCCGGGGCCAAGGGCGCGGCAGCCTCAGCCTCTCCGTCTTCCGGCTCCTCCCTGGCTGCCCAGGGAAGAAGGATGGCCTGGCAGAGCACCTGCTGCCCGGGAGGACTGGGCTGGGCGGGGAACAGTGCCGGGCATGCCTGCCTATCTGGGTAAAAGCAGGCTCTGGGCGTCCAGCTGCACCCACCCAGTCCTGGGGCagatgggctggggtggggatgcaGAGGGTCTCTAAGCACAGGGGTCTCCAGAGCCCAGAAAGTTCTCTGAGCCGGTCTCCCTGCTTTTGCCCtattctgcctcagtttccccatctgtaa
- the GPR153 gene encoding probable G-protein coupled receptor 153 isoform X2 produces MSDEWRLPGSAVGWLACGGLSLLANAWGILSVGAKQKKWKPLEFLLCTLAATHMLTVAVPIATYAVVQLRRQHPDYEWNEGLCKVFVSTFYTLTLATCFSVTSLSYHRMWMVLWPVNYRLSNAKKQAVHTVMGIWMVSFTLSALPAVGWHDTRERFYAHGCRFIVAEIGLGFGVCFVLLVGGSVAMGVGCTAVALFQTLAVWAGRRADGRAFTVPTIVVEDAQGKRRSSIDGSEPAKTSLQITGLVATIVVIYDCLVGFPVLVVSFSSLRADASAPWMALSVLWCSVTQTLLLPVFLWACDRYRADVKAVWEKCMALMANNEDSDDEPSLEGGAPPDLVLERSLDCGYRGDFVPLDRTGKYELSALEEGLPQLYPLQPLQEDKMQYLQVPPTRRFSHDDADVWAAVPLPAFLPRWGSGEDLVALAQLVLPARPDGRRGSLLAFSEDAPPFRPRRRSAESLLSLRPPALDGGPRRAHDSPPGSPGSPRRRPGPGARSASASLLPDAFALTAFEREPHALRRPPAPPGPFPPGGPRTPDSAEPAWPRAPSGGGGGARRSPVPRRAGPAPARPLRSGRSASWGEPGGWRAAGGGGSTSSFLSSPSESSGYVTLHSDSLGSAS; encoded by the exons ATGAGTGATGAGTGGCGGCTGCCTGGCAGCGCGGTGGGCTGGCTGGCGTGCGGGGGCCTGTCCCTGCTGGCCAACGCCTGGGGCATCCTCAGCGTTGGCGCCAAGCAGAAGAAGTGGAAGCCTCTGGAGTTCCTGCTGTGCACGCTCGCGGCCACCCACATGCTCACCGTGGCAGTGCCCATCGCCACCTACGCCGTGGTGCAGCTGCGGCGGCAGCACCCCGACTACGAGTGGAACGAGGGCCTCTGCAAGGTCTTCGTCTCCACCTTCTACACCCTCACCCTGGCCACCTGCTTCTCCGTCACCTCCCTGTCCTACCACCGCATGTGGATGGTCCTCTGGCCTGTCAACTACCG GCTGAGCAACGCCAAGAAGCAGGCGGTGCACACGGTCATGGGCATCTGGATGGTGTCCTTCACCCTGTCAGCCCTGCCCGCCGTCGGCTGGCACGACACCCGCGAGCGCTTCTACGCCCACGGCTGCCGCTTCATTGTGGCCGAGATCGGCCTCGGCTTCGGTGTCTGCTTCGTGCTGCTGGTGGGCGGCAGCGTGGCCATGGGCGTGGGCTGCACGGCCGTCGCCCTGTTCCAGACGCTGGCCGTGTGGGCAGGACGCCGGGCGGACGGCCGTGCCTTCACCGTGCCCACCATCGTGGTGGAAGATGCACAGGGCAAGCGCCGCTCCTCCATCGACGGCTCGGAGCCCGCCAAAACCTCGCTGCAGATCACGGGCCTTGTGGCCACGATCGTGGTCATCTACGACTGCCTCGTGGGCTTCCCCGTGCTG GTGGTGAGCTTCAGCAGCCTGCGGGCGGACGCCTCGGCGCCTTGGATGGCGCTGAGTGTGCTGTGGTGCTCCGTGACCCAGACCCTGCTGCTTCCCGTGTTCCTCTGGGCCTGTGACCGCTACCGTGCTGACGTCAAGGCCGTCTGGGAGAAGTGCATGGCCCTCATGGCCAATAACGAGGACTCAGACGACG AGCCCAGCCTGGAGGGCGGTGCGCCCCCGGACCTGGTGTTGGAACGCTCCCTTGACTGTGGCTACAGGGGTGACTTCGTGCCACTGGACCGGACGGGCAAGTATGAGCTCTCTGCCCTGGAGGAGGGCCTGCCCCAGCTCTACCCGCTGCAGCCTCTGCAGGAGGACAAAATGCAGTACCTGCAG GTCCCGCCCACGCGGCGCTTCTCCCACGACGACGCGGACGTGTGGGCCGCCGTGCCGCTGCCCGCTTTCCTGCCCCGCTGGGGCTCCGGCGAGGACCTGGTCGCCCTGGCGCAGCTGGTGCTGCCCGCCCGGCCCGACGGCCGCCGCGGCAGCCTGCTGGCCTTCTCCGAGGACGCGCCCCCGTTCCGCCCGCGCCGCCGCTCGGCCGAGAGCCTGCTCTCGCTGCGGCCCCCGGCCTTGGACGGCGGCCCGCGCCGCGCGCACGACTCGCCCCCCGGCAGCCCGGGCAGCCCGCGCCGCCGCCCCGGGCCTGGCGCCCGCTCCGCCTCGGCGTCGCTGCTGCCCGACGCCTTCGCCTTGACCGCCTTCGAGCGCGAGCCGCACGCCCTGCGCCGCCCGCCCGCCCCGCCGGGGCCCTTCCCTCCCGGCGGCCCCCGGACCCCCGACAGCGCGGAGCCCGCCTGGCCGCGGGCGCCCTCCGGTGGCGGCGGGGGCGCGCGGCGGAGTCCCGTGCCGCGCCGGGCTGGTCCTGCGCCCGCCAGGCCCCTGCGCAGCGGCCGGAGCGCGTCGTGGGGGGAGCCCGGGGGCTGGCGcgcggcgggcggcggcggcagcaCCAGCAGCTTCCTGAGCTCGCCGTCCGAGTCGTCGGGCTACGTCACGCTGCACTCGGACTCTTTGGGCTCCGCGTCCTAG
- the HES3 gene encoding transcription factor HES-3 produces the protein MEKKRRARINVSLEQLKLLLEKHYSHQIRKRKLEKADILELSVKYMRSLQNSVQGLWQVPSGARYPSGFRGCLPDMSQLLRRGEEGGGGLRCPLVPERAGGSTMDSAGSGSETPAPRRSCAPAFWAAAPAPAASVPRSPPSRLVLPGGSPGPSTNVPAPQPASRYRAESPGQGLRVWRPW, from the exons ATGGAGAAGAAGCGACGGGCACGCATCAATGTATCTCTGGAGCAGCTCAAGTTGCTATTGGAGAAGCACTATTCGCACCAG ATCCGGAAACGCAAGTTGGAAAAAGCGGACATCCTGGAGCTGAGCGTCAAGTACATGAGAAGCCTTCAGAACTCTGTGCAAG GGCTCTGGCAGGTCCCCAGCGGCGCCAGGTACCCGTCAGGTTTCCGCGGCTGCCTGCCAGACATGAGCCAGCTCCTGAGGCGCGGCGAGGAGGGCGGCGGCGGCCTGCGCTGCCCTCTGGTGCCCGAGCGCGCCGGTGGCAGCACCATGGACAGCGCCGGTTCTGGCTCGGAGACGCCTGCGCCGCGACGTTCCTGCGCCCCTGCCTTCTGGGCTGCTGCTCCGGCTCCCGCTGCCAGCGTCCCGCGGTCCCCGCCATCCCGGCTGGTGCTCCCCGGCGGCTCCCCTGGCCCGTCCACCAATGTCCCGGCGCCGCAGCCGGCGTCGCGCTACCGCGCGGAGAGCCCGGGACAGGGGCTGCGCGTGTGGCGGCCCTGGTGA